One window from the genome of Cyclobacterium amurskyense encodes:
- a CDS encoding HNH endonuclease signature motif containing protein — translation MNDKLLDIFQIEKTCKYRGEVYHVRDNGAIYRCRRSGKRKRPLDEKWTIGNRNKLTGYRNIGSETVHRIVATAFHGPQPSEDHIVDHFDTNRQNNRPENLAWVTRLENILLNPITARRIKISYGSIEKFLKDPTRPISGNPDPRLEWMRAVTKEEADHSRQRLLDWANGGKIPSGGILGDWLYELPNEQFSEEPSSEILIESKTSGAIQKSWKTPSEFPLCPSNPTKNGLQDYYQRIKEGDVFARNNFGESKVVSAALSERSDVLLVMCHHPGAIKEWSLAQVSIDDHLFIHESLGTFFQLEGAKKQFTLKRGLKWEGGDSIDDIC, via the coding sequence ATGAATGATAAGCTTTTGGACATATTTCAAATAGAAAAAACATGCAAATATCGTGGAGAAGTATATCATGTTAGGGATAATGGAGCTATTTATAGATGCAGAAGGTCTGGTAAAAGAAAAAGACCTTTAGATGAAAAATGGACTATCGGAAATCGTAATAAGTTAACTGGCTATAGGAATATTGGATCTGAAACAGTGCATAGAATTGTAGCAACCGCGTTTCATGGGCCACAACCGTCAGAAGACCACATTGTTGACCACTTTGATACTAATCGACAAAATAATCGACCTGAAAATTTGGCCTGGGTAACTCGACTTGAAAATATTTTATTAAACCCTATAACTGCACGTCGAATTAAGATTTCATATGGTAGCATCGAGAAATTTTTAAAAGACCCAACTCGGCCTATATCAGGAAATCCTGATCCAAGATTAGAGTGGATGCGTGCGGTCACAAAGGAAGAAGCAGATCATTCACGACAAAGATTGCTTGATTGGGCAAATGGTGGTAAAATACCTTCAGGAGGTATACTTGGAGATTGGCTCTACGAATTACCAAATGAACAATTTAGCGAAGAACCATCATCAGAAATTTTGATCGAGTCTAAAACATCTGGGGCAATTCAAAAAAGCTGGAAGACGCCGAGTGAGTTTCCACTTTGTCCTTCTAATCCTACAAAGAATGGCTTACAAGATTATTACCAACGTATCAAAGAAGGAGATGTGTTTGCACGTAATAACTTTGGTGAATCGAAAGTTGTTAGCGCAGCGCTTTCTGAAAGGTCGGATGTATTACTAGTGATGTGTCATCATCCTGGCGCAATAAAAGAATGGTCGCTGGCACAAGTTTCAATTGATGACCACCTTTTCATTCATGAGAGTTTAGGGACGTTTTTTCAGTTAGAAGGCGCTAAGAAGCAATTCACACTTAAACGTGGATTAAAATGGGAGGGTGGTGATTCCATAGATGATATTTGTTGA
- a CDS encoding Crp/Fnr family transcriptional regulator: MEDKLHLLRQHFEEIVSLTDDEWNFVKSHFEYKRFKKHQFLIQVGQPVDFEYWIIKGLVKAYSIDEKGKEHILQFAMENYWVSDHCAFQHQEPGTIFVDCLENSEFFGLSLENREKICLEVPAVANFFRIKSNHGYINLQQRILSLLTMTAESRYEYLVNKLPQLIQRVPKKLIASYLGVSRETLSRFNS; the protein is encoded by the coding sequence ATGGAAGATAAACTTCATTTACTAAGACAACATTTTGAAGAAATAGTTTCTTTAACTGATGATGAGTGGAACTTTGTAAAATCACATTTTGAATATAAGCGCTTCAAAAAGCACCAATTTTTAATTCAAGTGGGGCAACCTGTGGATTTTGAGTATTGGATTATTAAAGGCTTGGTAAAAGCGTATTCCATTGACGAAAAAGGTAAAGAACACATTCTTCAATTTGCAATGGAAAACTATTGGGTGAGCGATCATTGCGCTTTTCAACATCAAGAACCAGGGACTATTTTTGTGGATTGCCTTGAAAATTCCGAGTTTTTCGGCTTGTCTTTAGAGAACAGGGAAAAGATTTGCTTAGAAGTACCTGCTGTCGCCAACTTTTTCAGAATTAAATCAAACCACGGTTATATAAATCTTCAGCAAAGAATCCTTTCTTTACTTACTATGACCGCAGAAAGCAGGTACGAATACCTGGTAAACAAATTGCCACAATTAATACAACGCGTTCCTAAAAAATTAATTGCTTCCTATTTAGGCGTATCCAGAGAAACCTTAAGTCGTTTTAACAGCTAA
- a CDS encoding cupin domain-containing protein yields MKTTRIFFLLFTVIAIGFNAYAQEGKRPLMGNSYGIINIDEYVKLLPQSHNGVIKDIRLIDREHAGVRVFRLYDEVPMHYHAKSDAYLYILNGKAEFYVADKGPVVAGKGDLLFWGKGTAHGNGKILEGPLDVLVFDAIARDPSDVIWVDPSTQKKFLGN; encoded by the coding sequence ATGAAAACTACAAGAATATTTTTTCTTTTATTTACAGTGATCGCCATAGGTTTTAACGCCTATGCGCAAGAAGGCAAAAGACCTTTAATGGGTAACTCCTACGGTATCATCAATATTGATGAATACGTTAAACTACTCCCTCAAAGCCACAATGGAGTCATCAAAGACATTAGACTAATAGACCGTGAACACGCAGGTGTTAGAGTCTTTAGGTTGTATGATGAAGTGCCTATGCATTACCACGCAAAATCTGATGCATACCTCTACATTTTAAACGGCAAAGCAGAATTTTATGTAGCTGACAAAGGTCCTGTGGTTGCAGGAAAAGGCGACCTGTTATTCTGGGGTAAAGGTACAGCACACGGTAACGGAAAAATTTTAGAAGGACCGTTAGATGTACTTGTTTTTGATGCCATTGCCAGAGATCCAAGCGATGTTATCTGGGTAGACCCATCAACCCAAAAGAAATTTTTAGGTAACTAA
- a CDS encoding L-dopachrome tautomerase-related protein codes for MKTITIIKIVLFAFVMNHSMFAQAQLETLATFPESRPGNITVSNDGRIFVTMSALSASKYMVKEILPSGEAIPFGDKEWIVKPENGSLKGINSTIGIQADANGILWVLDMGNAKQNQAPKLVGFDLVTGNVTKVFPIPNTVLSTKPFLQDFVIDVKNNTAVIADMTDALNPPIAPAFVVINLETGYIRRVLEGNPSFLPSDEPVKIHGRLVSHKRKDGTTLQPRYPLNPISIDDENNYIYYGAMGNTKIYRIPSAVLADESKQDIDLNKYIEFYANKPKSDGFKVGANGKVYVTDVENSAIVESTPSGMKTIVQSKKDLSWPDGVAIHGDYLYIVANQLHNLPLLNEGKDASKPPYLVLKIKIQE; via the coding sequence ATGAAAACTATAACAATCATAAAAATAGTCTTGTTCGCATTTGTGATGAATCACTCAATGTTTGCACAAGCACAGCTAGAAACACTAGCAACATTTCCAGAATCAAGACCAGGAAATATAACCGTATCCAATGATGGAAGAATATTTGTAACAATGAGCGCATTAAGTGCTTCAAAATATATGGTGAAAGAAATTTTGCCTAGTGGAGAGGCCATTCCGTTTGGCGATAAAGAATGGATAGTAAAACCTGAAAATGGAAGCCTAAAAGGTATCAATTCAACTATCGGAATTCAAGCTGATGCCAATGGAATTCTTTGGGTGTTGGATATGGGTAACGCAAAACAAAATCAGGCTCCAAAATTGGTTGGTTTTGATTTGGTTACGGGTAACGTAACAAAGGTTTTCCCTATTCCAAATACGGTATTGTCAACAAAACCTTTTTTACAGGATTTTGTAATTGATGTGAAAAACAACACCGCTGTAATTGCAGATATGACCGATGCTTTAAATCCACCGATTGCCCCAGCTTTTGTAGTGATTAATCTAGAAACGGGTTATATAAGACGTGTTTTAGAAGGAAATCCTTCGTTTTTACCCTCCGATGAACCTGTGAAAATTCACGGTAGATTGGTCTCTCACAAAAGAAAAGACGGTACTACCCTTCAGCCAAGATATCCTTTAAATCCTATTTCTATTGATGATGAAAACAATTACATCTACTATGGTGCAATGGGAAATACCAAAATTTACCGCATACCTTCTGCTGTTTTAGCGGATGAAAGTAAGCAAGATATAGACCTGAATAAGTACATCGAGTTTTATGCCAACAAACCAAAATCTGACGGATTTAAAGTGGGTGCAAACGGTAAAGTCTATGTAACCGATGTTGAAAATTCAGCCATTGTAGAAAGTACGCCTTCAGGTATGAAAACCATTGTGCAATCTAAAAAAGACTTGTCTTGGCCTGATGGTGTTGCCATACACGGAGACTACTTGTATATCGTAGCAAATCAGCTTCATAATCTACCCTTATTAAATGAAGGGAAAGACGCGAGCAAGCCGCCTTATTTGGTGTTAAAAATAAAAATTCAAGAGTAA
- a CDS encoding cyclase family protein translates to MKTIVNTLKTIALVATLFIALTTNAQQVPTSPYGADDEIGALNLLNEEIVLDAVKLVKKGKVYRLGMVVNAQTAAFRHRYFHIETLQPETAAAGSNKFTYVDDQLIGWTGVGSQINGLAHYGRDNVHYNGHKVEDFLTVSGVKKLGLEKLPPIVTRGVVLDMRSYYNQDIVKEGTVFTVEDIEKVAKKQGIEIRKGDVVLFYTGWTKLMGKDDKRYLAGGPGIGTEAAHYLGKKGIVAAGADNWSFEAVPHENSSLSFPVNQMMATEYGVQVLENILVDELVEDKAWEFLFVLGHPLYEGSTQVQINPVAIK, encoded by the coding sequence ATGAAAACAATAGTAAATACATTAAAAACAATTGCGTTAGTAGCCACGCTTTTTATTGCTTTAACTACAAATGCGCAACAAGTACCAACATCACCTTATGGTGCAGACGATGAAATTGGTGCACTTAATCTTTTAAATGAAGAAATTGTTTTAGACGCTGTAAAACTGGTTAAAAAAGGAAAAGTATACCGCTTAGGAATGGTGGTAAACGCACAAACGGCAGCTTTCCGTCACAGATACTTTCATATCGAAACCTTACAGCCAGAAACTGCTGCCGCGGGTTCTAACAAATTCACCTACGTAGACGATCAATTAATAGGCTGGACTGGTGTTGGTTCGCAAATAAACGGATTGGCACATTACGGTAGAGACAATGTGCATTATAACGGACATAAAGTAGAAGATTTTTTAACCGTTTCCGGCGTAAAAAAATTGGGTTTAGAAAAATTACCGCCTATAGTCACTAGAGGTGTTGTCCTCGATATGCGCTCCTATTACAATCAAGATATAGTAAAAGAAGGTACAGTTTTTACAGTTGAAGACATTGAAAAAGTAGCCAAAAAACAAGGCATTGAAATCCGTAAAGGAGATGTGGTTCTGTTTTACACAGGATGGACAAAATTAATGGGTAAAGATGATAAACGCTATTTAGCTGGTGGGCCTGGAATTGGTACTGAAGCTGCGCATTATTTAGGTAAAAAAGGAATTGTTGCAGCAGGTGCAGACAATTGGTCTTTTGAAGCGGTGCCACACGAAAACAGCTCACTTTCTTTTCCTGTAAATCAAATGATGGCCACCGAATACGGTGTACAAGTATTAGAAAATATTCTTGTAGATGAACTGGTGGAAGATAAAGCTTGGGAATTCCTTTTTGTATTAGGTCATCCTTTATATGAAGGGTCTACACAAGTACAAATAAACCCTGTTGCCATTAAATAA
- a CDS encoding MFS transporter, which produces METSTIYRDTTVVKKKSLPAALWALTISAFAIGTTEFVIVGLLSTVANDLGTSLTSAGLLVSLYAIGVAIGAPILTALTGKIPRKQLLMGIMLLFIIGNGLAAISPSFELLLLSRVVTGFAHGVFFSIGSTIAASLVPKDKRATAISIMFAGLTVAIVTGVPLGTYIGQNFGWRATFIGVAILGAIGAVASLALVPQNIKQSEPLRLIDQLKVIKNPSILLVLAITAFGYGGTFVTFTYLTPLLEEVTGFSSGMTSVFLLIYGIAIAIGNVIGGKVSNNKPGKALLVMFALQAIVLFVLYFTASSQILAIITLFFMGILAFSNVPALQLYVVKMAEKYLPGTEDVASALNIAAFNVGIAIGAYVGGMVVDSDLGIEATPWVGGILVIIGFLLTLVLFKKEKI; this is translated from the coding sequence ATGGAAACATCAACCATATATAGAGATACAACGGTAGTCAAAAAGAAGAGTCTACCGGCAGCATTATGGGCATTGACCATAAGTGCATTTGCCATAGGAACAACGGAATTTGTAATTGTAGGTTTGCTGTCCACCGTTGCCAACGATTTAGGTACATCATTGACATCAGCAGGACTGTTAGTTAGTTTATATGCTATTGGTGTGGCCATTGGCGCACCTATTTTAACTGCCTTAACAGGTAAAATTCCAAGAAAACAGTTATTAATGGGCATTATGTTACTGTTCATTATTGGTAACGGATTAGCAGCAATCTCACCAAGTTTTGAATTGTTGCTTTTATCGAGAGTTGTAACAGGTTTTGCTCATGGAGTATTTTTCTCTATTGGTTCTACCATTGCCGCTAGTTTAGTGCCAAAAGACAAAAGAGCAACTGCCATTTCTATAATGTTCGCAGGTCTTACGGTAGCCATTGTAACCGGTGTGCCTTTGGGAACATACATAGGCCAAAATTTTGGATGGAGAGCAACCTTTATAGGCGTTGCCATTTTAGGAGCGATTGGCGCTGTAGCTAGTTTAGCATTGGTACCCCAAAACATCAAACAATCAGAACCACTACGTCTTATAGACCAATTAAAAGTGATTAAAAATCCGTCTATTTTATTGGTGTTGGCCATTACCGCATTTGGTTATGGTGGTACGTTTGTAACCTTTACCTATTTAACGCCATTATTGGAAGAAGTAACCGGTTTCTCTTCAGGTATGACCAGTGTATTTCTTTTAATTTATGGTATTGCCATAGCCATAGGAAATGTTATTGGTGGTAAAGTATCTAACAACAAACCAGGAAAAGCCTTATTAGTCATGTTTGCACTTCAAGCAATAGTATTGTTTGTTTTATACTTCACAGCTTCTAGTCAGATTTTGGCAATTATAACCTTGTTTTTTATGGGAATACTGGCGTTTTCAAACGTACCTGCATTGCAATTATATGTCGTGAAAATGGCTGAAAAATATCTACCAGGGACCGAAGATGTAGCATCTGCCTTAAACATTGCCGCATTTAACGTAGGTATTGCTATTGGCGCCTACGTAGGGGGAATGGTTGTAGATTCAGATCTGGGTATTGAAGCAACTCCTTGGGTAGGTGGTATCCTAGTGATAATAGGATTCTTGTTGACCCTAGTTTTATTCAAAAAAGAAAAAATATAA